In one Haloplanus salinus genomic region, the following are encoded:
- a CDS encoding histidine phosphatase family protein — MPTVLLARHGETAWNRDGRLQGWAPTRLTDRGHDQARALAGAVAAEYDVDRMVASDLRRAKQTASYLADHVGREPAFESAWRERDFGRYQGLHYEAVFEDHERLSLAHAGRDAVDARPESGETLREVRERVLSGWERILTESDPDETVAVVAHGGPLSLLLGAVDGRDIVSAVVEGEQHNCALNEVRVDDGAPRVVAENRTDFLDVLTA, encoded by the coding sequence ATGCCGACCGTTCTCCTCGCCAGACACGGCGAGACGGCGTGGAATCGCGACGGCCGACTGCAGGGCTGGGCACCGACACGGCTGACCGACCGCGGGCACGACCAGGCGCGGGCGCTCGCCGGCGCCGTCGCGGCCGAGTACGACGTGGATCGCATGGTGGCCTCGGATCTCCGACGCGCCAAGCAGACCGCATCGTATCTCGCCGACCACGTGGGTCGCGAACCGGCGTTCGAGTCGGCGTGGCGCGAACGCGACTTCGGCCGGTATCAAGGGCTTCACTACGAGGCGGTGTTCGAGGACCACGAGCGTCTGTCGCTGGCCCACGCCGGCCGGGACGCGGTGGACGCCCGCCCGGAGAGCGGGGAGACCCTTCGGGAGGTGCGCGAGCGCGTCCTCTCGGGGTGGGAGCGAATCCTCACCGAGAGCGACCCGGACGAGACGGTAGCCGTCGTCGCCCACGGCGGCCCGCTCTCTCTCCTCCTCGGCGCCGTCGACGGCCGCGACATCGTCTCCGCGGTGGTGGAAGGCGAGCAACACAACTGCGCGTTGAACGAGGTTCGGGTCGACGACGGGGCGCCGCGGGTCGTCGCGGAGAATCGGACGGACTTTCTCGACGTCCTCACCGCATGA